The Sulfitobacter donghicola DSW-25 = KCTC 12864 = JCM 14565 genome has a segment encoding these proteins:
- the cysS gene encoding cysteine--tRNA ligase has translation MTTIKLHNTKTRKREEFVPIDPKNVRMYVCGPTVYDRAHLGNARPVIVFDVLNRLLRHMYGDTHVTYVRNFTDIDDKINARSAASGRPIGDITAETTQWFLDDMAAVGAIEPDHMPRATAFVPQMIALISDLIAKGHAYEAEGHALFAVDSYKEYGALSGRSVDDMIAGARVEVAPYKRNPMDFVLWKPSDADTPGWDSPWGRGRPGWHIECSAMAHELLGAHFDIHGGGNDLMFPHHENEIAQSCCSGDKFANYWLHNEMLQVEGKKMSKSLGNFFTVRDLLDQGVPGEVIRFVMLSTHYRKPMDWTEKKAKEASRSLKKWRDLVIGIAAAPSIPEAVLATLGDDLNTAGVLALLHEYANNGDYALLKASAQLLGLLTDELGGWTDRGGVLLDGWTERLSAAREEAMATKNFVEVDRIKSLLTDAGVSVQMGKEGIVLAAGPEVDLAKLEASQ, from the coding sequence ATGACGACGATCAAACTCCACAACACAAAGACCCGCAAACGCGAAGAGTTTGTGCCAATCGATCCTAAGAACGTGCGCATGTATGTCTGTGGCCCGACGGTTTATGATCGCGCGCACCTTGGCAATGCGCGGCCTGTGATCGTGTTTGATGTGCTCAACAGGTTGCTGCGCCACATGTATGGAGACACCCACGTCACCTATGTGCGCAACTTTACCGATATCGACGACAAAATTAACGCCCGTTCCGCCGCAAGTGGCCGCCCGATTGGCGACATCACTGCCGAGACGACGCAGTGGTTCCTTGACGATATGGCCGCCGTTGGCGCGATCGAGCCTGACCACATGCCACGCGCGACTGCCTTTGTCCCGCAGATGATTGCGCTGATCAGTGATTTGATTGCCAAAGGTCACGCCTATGAGGCCGAGGGCCATGCGCTGTTCGCTGTGGACAGCTATAAGGAATACGGAGCTTTGTCGGGGCGAAGCGTCGATGACATGATCGCTGGTGCGCGGGTAGAGGTCGCCCCCTACAAGCGGAACCCGATGGATTTTGTCCTGTGGAAACCCTCAGACGCGGATACGCCGGGATGGGATAGCCCATGGGGCCGTGGCCGTCCGGGGTGGCATATCGAATGCTCTGCCATGGCGCATGAATTGCTGGGTGCGCATTTCGACATTCACGGCGGAGGGAATGATCTGATGTTCCCGCACCATGAAAACGAAATCGCTCAAAGCTGCTGCTCGGGCGATAAATTCGCCAACTACTGGCTGCATAACGAGATGCTGCAGGTAGAGGGCAAGAAGATGTCCAAAAGCCTTGGTAACTTCTTTACCGTGCGCGATCTGTTGGATCAGGGCGTTCCTGGTGAAGTGATCCGCTTTGTCATGCTGAGCACTCACTACCGTAAACCAATGGATTGGACCGAGAAGAAGGCCAAAGAGGCATCACGATCATTAAAGAAATGGCGGGACCTTGTCATTGGTATTGCAGCGGCACCTTCTATCCCAGAGGCAGTATTGGCTACGCTGGGCGATGATCTGAATACAGCTGGCGTACTGGCATTGTTACACGAATATGCCAATAATGGAGATTACGCGTTGTTAAAGGCTAGTGCGCAATTATTAGGGCTTCTTACCGACGAATTAGGAGGTTGGACTGATCGTGGCGGTGTTCTTTTGGATGGTTGGACAGAGAGACTTTCTGCTGCACGAGAAGAAGCGATGGCGACGAAGAATTTCGTAGAAGTTGATCGGATCAAATCGCTTTTGACGGACGCCGGTGTGAGCGTTCAAATGGGTAAAGAAGGAATTGTTTTGGCTGCTGGTCCTGAAGTTGACCTCGCCAAACTCGAGGCCAGCCAATGA
- the cimA gene encoding citramalate synthase yields the protein MTKHRLSIYDTTLRDGQQTQGVQFSTEEKITIAKALDALGVDYIEGGWPGANPTDSAFFDEAPKTSARMTAFGMTKRAGMSAENDDVLAAVLNANTFSVCLVGKTHEFHVTTALGITLAENTENIARSIAHIVAQGREALFDAEHFFDGYKSNPAYALEAIRAAYDAGARWIVLCDTNGGTLPSEVGRITAEVIAAGISGDRLGIHTHDDTENAVACSLAAIDAGARQIQGTLNGLGERCGNANLTTLIPILKLKEPYASQYEIGVSMEAIAGLTKTSRMLDEILNRVPQKQAGFVGSSAFAHKAGLHASAILKDPSTYEHIDPAVVGNARIIPMSNQAGQSNLRRRLAGAGLEVAKGDPALAAILDEVKAREADGYSYDTAQASFELLARQALGRMPELFEVKRYRVTVERRKNKYNQMISLSEAVVVVKVDGEKRLSVSESLDETGSDRGPVNALSKALVKDLGQYSTALADWRLVDFKVRITQGGTEAVTRVIIDSEDGQGRRWSTVGVSANIVDASFEALLDAIRWKLIRDKG from the coding sequence ATGACCAAACACCGCCTCTCAATCTATGACACCACCCTGCGGGACGGGCAGCAAACCCAAGGTGTGCAATTCTCGACCGAGGAAAAGATCACCATCGCCAAAGCGCTGGATGCGCTGGGCGTGGATTATATCGAGGGCGGCTGGCCAGGGGCAAACCCGACCGATAGCGCGTTCTTTGACGAAGCACCAAAGACCTCGGCCCGCATGACCGCCTTTGGCATGACCAAACGCGCAGGCATGTCCGCCGAAAACGATGACGTGCTGGCGGCTGTGCTGAATGCGAATACCTTTAGTGTTTGCCTTGTTGGTAAAACCCATGAATTCCATGTGACCACCGCGCTGGGCATCACGCTGGCGGAAAACACCGAAAACATCGCGCGCTCGATTGCGCATATCGTGGCCCAAGGGCGCGAGGCGCTGTTTGACGCAGAACATTTCTTTGACGGGTATAAATCCAACCCCGCTTATGCTCTGGAGGCGATCCGCGCAGCCTATGACGCTGGTGCGCGCTGGATTGTTCTGTGTGACACCAACGGGGGGACGTTACCCTCCGAGGTTGGTCGCATCACGGCCGAGGTGATCGCGGCGGGGATCAGTGGCGATCGTTTGGGCATCCACACCCATGATGATACCGAAAACGCCGTGGCCTGTTCGCTTGCCGCGATTGACGCAGGCGCGCGCCAGATACAGGGCACGTTGAACGGCTTGGGTGAACGCTGTGGCAATGCCAACCTCACCACGCTGATCCCGATCCTCAAGCTGAAGGAACCCTACGCCAGCCAATATGAGATCGGCGTGAGCATGGAGGCAATAGCGGGGCTGACCAAAACCTCACGGATGCTGGATGAAATCCTGAACCGTGTGCCGCAAAAGCAGGCGGGGTTTGTCGGATCGTCGGCTTTTGCCCATAAGGCGGGGCTGCATGCCTCGGCGATCCTGAAAGATCCGTCAACCTACGAACATATCGATCCTGCTGTCGTTGGTAACGCGCGGATCATCCCGATGTCCAATCAGGCGGGCCAATCCAACCTGCGCCGCCGTTTGGCGGGCGCTGGGCTGGAGGTTGCCAAAGGCGATCCCGCTTTGGCCGCCATTCTGGACGAGGTAAAAGCCCGCGAGGCGGATGGCTATAGCTATGACACCGCGCAGGCCAGCTTTGAGCTGCTGGCCCGTCAGGCGCTGGGCCGTATGCCTGAGTTATTCGAGGTAAAACGCTACCGCGTCACGGTTGAGCGGCGCAAAAACAAATACAACCAGATGATCAGCCTCTCTGAGGCGGTTGTGGTGGTAAAGGTAGACGGCGAAAAACGTCTGTCGGTGTCCGAAAGCCTTGATGAAACAGGCAGTGACCGTGGCCCCGTGAACGCGCTGTCCAAGGCACTGGTCAAGGACCTTGGGCAATATTCGACCGCGCTGGCCGATTGGCGTCTGGTCGATTTCAAGGTCCGCATCACCCAAGGCGGCACCGAAGCGGTCACGCGCGTGATTATTGATAGCGAAGACGGGCAGGGCCGACGTTGGTCAACTGTCGGGGTGTCAGCGAACATAGTGGATGCGTCTTTTGAAGCGCTGCTGGATGCTATTCGTTGGAAATTGATTAGAGATAAAGGTTGA
- a CDS encoding alpha/beta hydrolase, which translates to MNILLRILISVAITLVVAVILVFTQGPKPMDGEGGLDFTNQLNSNVQEPAPLQALPMRDGYPLQVRTYGGADDVPLLVLVHGSGWHGLQFDMLAKGLQGKADVIVPDLRGHGAAPGRRGDIDYIGQFEDDLADMIKAVAKPDQKIIMAGHSSGGGLVVRFAGGEHGGMLDGAVLLAPFLKHNAPTTRTDSGGWARVLMRRIIGLSILNTFQIKAFNNLPIIQFNMPKAVLEGPLGDTATVAYSYRLNQSYAPRSKYLEDVAALPPFVLLAGGADEAFFAQEYAPTMGAVTDKGQYEIMTGANHLDIVNDSRTLAVFERFLDDY; encoded by the coding sequence ATGAACATCCTCCTACGTATTTTGATTTCAGTTGCGATTACTTTGGTGGTCGCGGTTATTCTGGTGTTCACGCAGGGGCCAAAGCCCATGGATGGCGAGGGTGGTCTGGATTTTACCAACCAGCTTAACAGCAACGTTCAAGAACCCGCACCGTTGCAGGCGTTGCCCATGCGGGATGGCTATCCGTTGCAGGTCCGCACCTATGGAGGGGCGGATGACGTGCCGCTGTTGGTTTTGGTCCATGGGTCGGGATGGCATGGTCTGCAATTTGATATGCTTGCCAAGGGCTTGCAGGGCAAAGCGGATGTGATTGTACCAGACCTGCGCGGCCACGGCGCTGCGCCCGGTCGGCGTGGTGACATCGACTATATCGGCCAGTTCGAGGACGATCTGGCGGATATGATCAAAGCGGTCGCCAAGCCGGATCAGAAAATCATCATGGCGGGCCACAGCTCGGGCGGTGGACTGGTTGTGCGGTTTGCGGGGGGCGAACATGGCGGCATGTTGGATGGAGCTGTGCTGCTGGCGCCTTTCCTGAAACATAATGCCCCAACGACACGGACAGACTCTGGTGGTTGGGCGCGGGTTCTCATGCGGCGCATTATCGGCCTGTCGATCCTGAATACCTTCCAGATCAAAGCGTTTAACAACCTGCCGATCATTCAGTTCAACATGCCAAAGGCCGTGTTGGAGGGACCGTTGGGGGATACTGCAACAGTTGCCTATTCCTACCGTTTGAACCAATCCTATGCACCGCGCAGCAAATATCTAGAGGACGTGGCCGCGCTACCGCCTTTTGTTTTGCTGGCGGGCGGCGCGGATGAAGCGTTCTTTGCCCAAGAATATGCGCCAACGATGGGCGCTGTGACGGACAAAGGCCAATATGAGATCATGACAGGCGCAAACCATCTGGACATCGTAAATGATTCGCGGACCTTGGCCGTTTTTGAGAGGTTTTTAGATGACTACTGA
- a CDS encoding class I SAM-dependent methyltransferase: protein MTTDLAKEAFFTLHRDLPREGPGEAGDVVWAASFLDLPARAQIADVACGPGADIEALLAEAEHPHVTALDLTEHFVAAARQQWRGDDRVTVLKADMKAISNPYDLIWCAGAVYFMGIGPALKAWRKSLLPDGAIAFSEVCWFSDDRSPRAEGFWAQQYPNTTDEAGITAQIKDAGYKVIGQRRLSDAAWEAYFGPLDARIAQLRDGADAALNAVLDEAEEEAACWRAHRDEYGYLLSVVRPV, encoded by the coding sequence ATGACTACTGATTTGGCAAAAGAAGCCTTCTTTACCCTGCACCGTGATTTGCCCCGCGAAGGGCCAGGGGAAGCAGGGGATGTTGTATGGGCGGCGTCATTTCTTGACCTACCTGCGCGCGCGCAGATTGCTGATGTGGCCTGTGGTCCGGGGGCAGATATCGAGGCGCTGTTGGCTGAGGCCGAGCATCCCCATGTAACGGCCCTAGACCTGACGGAACATTTTGTTGCCGCAGCGCGCCAACAGTGGCGCGGGGATGATCGTGTGACCGTCCTAAAGGCGGATATGAAAGCCATTAGCAACCCCTATGATCTGATTTGGTGCGCAGGGGCCGTCTATTTCATGGGCATCGGTCCTGCGTTAAAAGCATGGCGCAAATCTCTGTTACCCGATGGCGCGATCGCCTTTTCCGAGGTCTGTTGGTTTAGCGATGATCGGTCCCCCCGCGCAGAGGGGTTCTGGGCCCAGCAATATCCAAATACGACGGATGAGGCGGGGATCACGGCGCAGATCAAAGACGCAGGTTACAAAGTGATCGGCCAGCGCCGTCTATCTGATGCCGCGTGGGAGGCCTATTTCGGACCCCTTGATGCCCGTATTGCGCAGCTGCGCGATGGGGCGGATGCGGCTTTGAACGCTGTACTGGACGAGGCCGAAGAAGAAGCCGCCTGTTGGCGGGCCCACCGCGATGAATATGGCTACCTCCTAAGCGTTGTGCGCCCTGTATGA
- a CDS encoding phytoene/squalene synthase family protein: MNWNDDLNACAKIVERGDPLRFRTAMMAPVAQRGALFALYAFNVEVSRAPWVTSEPMIAEMRLQWWRDVLEEIAEGSPVRRHEVATPLAQAISPDQAKQLDDLVAARRWDVYRDPFEDAADLTRYITQTAGNLMQVSANLLGQADDVPLRDAGFAAGIGAWLRAIPALEEAGRIPLLDGTPQGVATLAQEGLGGLIKARKSRSAVSRSCTPALLQATAAEPALRHAIAQPQSVVEGALPETGLAFTLRAATGRW, translated from the coding sequence ATGAACTGGAATGATGACCTGAACGCATGCGCCAAGATCGTTGAGCGGGGCGATCCCTTGCGGTTTCGCACGGCCATGATGGCGCCGGTGGCACAGCGCGGCGCCTTGTTTGCGCTCTATGCGTTCAACGTCGAGGTCAGTCGCGCACCATGGGTCACCAGCGAGCCAATGATCGCAGAGATGCGCCTGCAATGGTGGCGTGATGTGCTGGAGGAAATAGCCGAAGGAAGCCCTGTGCGCCGCCATGAGGTCGCAACACCTTTGGCGCAGGCGATATCCCCAGATCAGGCCAAACAGCTGGATGATCTGGTCGCGGCGCGGCGGTGGGATGTGTACCGCGATCCGTTTGAGGACGCGGCTGACCTGACCCGATACATCACCCAAACAGCAGGCAATTTGATGCAGGTGAGCGCAAACTTGTTGGGGCAGGCGGATGATGTTCCTCTGCGCGATGCAGGATTTGCGGCTGGGATTGGTGCGTGGTTACGCGCCATTCCCGCCTTAGAGGAGGCGGGGCGCATTCCTCTGCTGGACGGCACGCCGCAAGGGGTTGCTACCTTGGCTCAGGAAGGTTTGGGTGGGTTGATCAAGGCGCGCAAAAGCCGCTCGGCTGTTTCGCGCAGCTGTACGCCGGCGCTGTTACAGGCCACTGCGGCGGAACCCGCGCTGAGGCACGCAATCGCGCAGCCTCAGTCGGTTGTTGAAGGGGCACTGCCAGAGACCGGCCTTGCCTTTACCCTACGCGCCGCCACTGGGCGCTGGTAA
- a CDS encoding MFS transporter, with protein sequence MIDDSRAKRNVAILVIAQAFLGSQMPMIFLVGGLAGKSLASNVCLATLPISMIVLGSMVWATPISSIMQKYGRRAGFFLGAFGGALGGAIGAYGLIEQSFPIFLVGSFMTGIYMSAHGFYRFAAADTASDEFRPKAISYVMAGGLLSAIVGPQLATATSFAFVTPFVGTYLAVVALNIVGSLLFLFIDIPKPQAPAIDAPRGRTRWELITTPRITVAVICAMVSYALMNLVMTSTPLAVVGCGFEQKDAGFIVTGHVLAMYAPSFFTGHLINRFGVERIVGSGIAILGLAGIIALQGVELENFYIALILLGIGWNFGFIGATSMLAGAHAPHERGRMQGLNDLLVFGGVTIASLASGGLMNCSGGSAAAGWAAVNYAMIPFLILAGASLVWLMMHDRRARG encoded by the coding sequence ATGATTGACGACAGCCGCGCCAAGCGAAACGTAGCGATTTTGGTCATTGCGCAGGCCTTTTTGGGGTCACAAATGCCGATGATCTTTTTGGTTGGTGGCCTTGCAGGTAAATCGCTGGCCTCAAACGTCTGTCTTGCGACCTTGCCTATTTCGATGATCGTTCTCGGGTCCATGGTTTGGGCCACGCCTATTTCTTCGATCATGCAAAAATACGGGCGCCGTGCGGGGTTCTTTTTGGGCGCCTTTGGGGGCGCTTTGGGTGGCGCGATTGGCGCATATGGGCTGATTGAGCAATCCTTTCCCATCTTTCTGGTCGGATCCTTCATGACGGGTATCTATATGTCCGCACACGGGTTTTACCGCTTTGCCGCGGCTGACACCGCGTCGGATGAGTTTCGTCCAAAGGCGATTTCTTATGTTATGGCGGGGGGATTGCTCTCTGCCATCGTGGGGCCGCAACTGGCCACGGCGACCTCTTTCGCCTTTGTGACGCCCTTTGTGGGTACTTATCTGGCGGTTGTTGCGCTGAATATCGTGGGCAGTTTGCTGTTCCTCTTTATCGACATCCCAAAACCCCAAGCCCCCGCCATTGACGCCCCGCGCGGTCGCACCCGTTGGGAGCTGATTACAACGCCGCGCATCACTGTTGCGGTGATTTGCGCCATGGTTTCTTACGCTTTGATGAACCTTGTCATGACCTCCACACCGCTGGCCGTGGTTGGTTGCGGGTTTGAGCAGAAGGACGCGGGCTTTATCGTTACGGGGCACGTTCTGGCGATGTATGCGCCTTCTTTCTTTACAGGGCATCTGATCAACCGGTTCGGGGTTGAGCGGATTGTCGGCTCGGGCATTGCGATCCTTGGCCTTGCGGGGATCATCGCCCTGCAAGGTGTTGAGCTTGAAAACTTCTATATCGCTTTGATCCTGCTTGGGATCGGCTGGAACTTTGGCTTTATCGGCGCGACCTCGATGCTGGCGGGGGCACATGCCCCACATGAGCGTGGCCGTATGCAAGGGTTGAATGACCTGCTGGTGTTTGGCGGCGTTACCATTGCCTCCCTCGCCTCTGGCGGGTTGATGAACTGCTCGGGCGGATCGGCGGCGGCAGGTTGGGCAGCGGTCAACTATGCAATGATCCCCTTCCTGATCCTTGCAGGGGCGTCGCTGGTCTGGCTGATGATGCACGATCGTCGCGCGCGTGGCTAA